In the genome of Thermosphaera aggregans DSM 11486, one region contains:
- a CDS encoding rRNA biogenesis protein Nop56/Nop58 (functions along with aFIB and aL7a; guides 2'-O-methylation of ribose to specific sites in RNAs) produces MTKAYLVETFIGILVFDESGKLILSIPAPGSIDDHVEYLLKIENGEETPQLAEALGKLRENGFFEVEVEHLSVAKNVSNHGLKPNVSPAHEVFLEARGRLSNIAVETGLYKTVEEYYERYHEIMMEYTRRKLRREAQKRDLLAVQAIRAIDDIDKTINLYIARLREWYSIHFPELDELVKEHPEYAKLVFELGDRGNFTVENLRKLGYSAEKAQKLSEAAKSSIGADLSDFDLNYIKILANIVLELYKLRDTLDGYIEVVMKEVAPNITAIVGPKLGARLMSLAGGLERLAKLPASTIQVLGAEKALFRALRTGGKPPKHGVLFQYPPIHKSPRWQRGKIARTVAAKLAIAAKIDFFSGRFIGDKLVKEIEERIEEIKKLYAKPPVKKEEEERPKPKPKKKWRR; encoded by the coding sequence ATGACGAAAGCCTATCTTGTTGAGACATTTATTGGAATACTAGTTTTCGATGAAAGTGGGAAACTAATACTAAGCATCCCAGCCCCGGGCTCGATCGATGATCACGTTGAGTATTTGTTGAAGATCGAAAACGGGGAAGAGACCCCTCAACTAGCTGAGGCGCTGGGTAAACTCAGGGAAAACGGTTTCTTCGAAGTCGAGGTCGAACACTTGTCCGTTGCTAAAAATGTTTCCAACCACGGATTAAAGCCTAATGTTTCGCCAGCGCATGAAGTATTCCTGGAAGCCCGCGGTAGGCTTTCAAACATTGCGGTAGAGACAGGGCTGTATAAGACTGTTGAAGAGTATTATGAGAGATACCATGAAATAATGATGGAATATACTAGGAGAAAGCTTAGAAGGGAGGCGCAGAAGAGAGACTTGCTGGCTGTCCAGGCAATTAGAGCGATAGACGATATTGATAAGACGATCAATCTCTACATCGCGAGACTCAGGGAATGGTACAGCATCCACTTCCCAGAACTAGACGAGCTTGTAAAGGAACACCCTGAATACGCTAAACTCGTGTTCGAGCTAGGTGATAGGGGCAATTTCACAGTGGAGAATCTGCGGAAACTAGGCTACTCCGCGGAGAAAGCACAGAAGCTGAGCGAAGCGGCAAAGTCGAGTATAGGGGCAGATTTAAGCGATTTCGATCTCAACTACATAAAGATTCTCGCAAACATTGTTCTCGAGCTATACAAGTTAAGAGATACTTTAGACGGCTACATCGAGGTTGTGATGAAAGAGGTGGCTCCGAACATCACCGCTATCGTAGGGCCGAAGCTAGGCGCTAGGTTAATGAGCTTAGCAGGCGGGCTCGAAAGACTTGCGAAACTCCCTGCAAGCACCATTCAGGTTCTAGGAGCTGAGAAAGCCTTGTTCAGGGCCTTAAGAACTGGGGGCAAACCGCCCAAGCATGGAGTGCTGTTCCAGTATCCCCCAATACATAAAAGTCCGAGGTGGCAGAGAGGGAAGATCGCTAGAACGGTTGCTGCAAAGCTAGCGATAGCCGCTAAAATAGACTTCTTCAGCGGCAGGTTTATCGGTGACAAGTTAGTGAAAGAAATAGAGGAGAGGATAGAGGAGATTAAAAAGCTGTACGCTAAACCGCCTGTTAAAAAAGAGGAAGAGGAGAGGCCTAAGCCTAAACCTAAGAAGAAATGGAGGAGGTGA
- a CDS encoding 30S ribosomal protein S30e has product MPTHGSLTKAGKVRNATPKIPPKQKKNKPPRLRNRVEYVRRILNPPKQQAF; this is encoded by the coding sequence ATGCCAACCCATGGCTCGTTAACAAAAGCAGGGAAGGTAAGAAACGCGACCCCTAAGATACCGCCTAAGCAAAAGAAGAACAAACCCCCTAGGCTTAGGAATAGAGTGGAGTATGTTAGGAGGATTTTGAACCCTCCTAAGCAACAGGCTTTTTAA
- the thsA gene encoding thermosome subunit alpha — translation MAMYGIPVLVLKEGTRRTIGREALRGNIAAARALAEVLRTSLGPRGLDKMLVDSFGDVTVTNDGATIVKEMEVQHPAAKLLVEVAKAQDAEVGDGTTSAVVLAGAFLAKAEELLDQNIHPSIIIEGYTKALRESLKILSDIAYKVKPTDRESLKKVVMTTISSKYIGGNVISNKLADMTIEAALTVAEPREDGTYDFRTDDVKIEKKKGGNVIDTQLIKGIVIDKEVVHPGMPRRIEDAKIALLDAALEVEKPEITAKINITSPELIKAFLDEEANLLKEMVEKIAATGANVVICQKGIDEVAQHFLAKKGIMAVRRVKRSDLEKLERASGGKIVSSVRDLKPEDLGYAKLVEERRIGNDKMVFIEGCKNPKAVTILIRGANDMVMDEIERSLKDALNVLRNVMKAPKIVPGGGAVEIELATRLREFAAKVGGKEQLAIEAFASAIEEIPLILAESSGKDPLETLMKLRQLHSEGKKYAGIDVVTGEIRENMIEHNVIEPLLVKESMVKTAAEAAITILKIDDIIAASPVKKEKEEKGKKEGGETPSPGSFE, via the coding sequence ATGGCAATGTATGGAATACCTGTACTCGTGTTGAAGGAAGGCACTAGAAGGACCATTGGCAGGGAAGCATTGCGCGGGAACATTGCCGCAGCTAGAGCGTTAGCAGAGGTTTTGAGAACTAGTCTGGGTCCACGCGGTCTCGATAAAATGCTGGTTGACAGTTTCGGAGATGTTACAGTGACGAATGACGGAGCCACAATTGTAAAGGAGATGGAGGTTCAACACCCTGCCGCCAAGCTCCTAGTTGAGGTGGCTAAGGCTCAGGATGCTGAGGTGGGGGATGGAACAACAAGTGCTGTAGTACTTGCTGGAGCATTTCTTGCGAAGGCTGAAGAGTTGCTTGATCAAAACATTCACCCAAGCATTATTATTGAAGGCTACACTAAGGCTCTGAGAGAATCTCTTAAAATACTGAGCGATATCGCGTACAAGGTCAAGCCTACTGACAGGGAGTCTTTGAAGAAGGTTGTTATGACCACAATCTCCAGCAAGTATATTGGAGGTAACGTCATATCTAACAAGCTAGCCGACATGACTATTGAGGCTGCTTTGACGGTGGCAGAGCCCAGGGAGGATGGAACATATGATTTCAGAACTGATGATGTTAAGATAGAGAAGAAGAAGGGAGGAAACGTTATCGACACACAACTGATAAAAGGAATCGTTATCGATAAAGAAGTTGTTCATCCGGGAATGCCGAGAAGGATAGAGGACGCTAAAATAGCCTTGCTTGATGCGGCCTTAGAGGTTGAGAAGCCAGAGATTACGGCCAAAATCAACATAACCAGCCCCGAGCTGATTAAAGCATTCCTCGACGAGGAGGCAAACCTTCTAAAGGAGATGGTTGAGAAGATAGCTGCCACAGGCGCTAACGTTGTGATATGCCAGAAAGGTATTGACGAAGTGGCCCAGCACTTCCTCGCTAAGAAGGGAATAATGGCTGTGAGGAGGGTTAAGAGAAGCGACCTGGAGAAGCTGGAGAGAGCTTCCGGCGGTAAAATAGTCAGCAGTGTCAGGGATTTGAAACCCGAGGACTTAGGCTATGCTAAACTGGTGGAGGAGAGAAGAATCGGTAACGATAAAATGGTGTTTATCGAGGGTTGCAAGAACCCCAAGGCTGTGACAATACTTATCCGCGGAGCAAACGACATGGTAATGGATGAGATTGAAAGAAGCCTTAAAGACGCCTTGAATGTTTTGAGAAACGTTATGAAGGCTCCGAAAATAGTGCCAGGAGGCGGTGCAGTAGAAATCGAGCTAGCGACGAGGTTAAGAGAGTTTGCCGCGAAAGTTGGAGGAAAAGAGCAGTTAGCAATCGAGGCTTTCGCATCAGCCATTGAGGAGATCCCATTAATACTTGCCGAATCAAGCGGTAAGGATCCGTTAGAAACCCTAATGAAGCTGAGGCAACTCCACAGTGAGGGCAAAAAGTATGCCGGGATTGATGTTGTGACCGGGGAAATAAGAGAGAACATGATCGAGCACAACGTAATAGAGCCTTTACTGGTTAAAGAATCCATGGTGAAAACGGCTGCAGAGGCTGCTATAACGATATTAAAGATTGACGATATAATCGCTGCAAGCCCCGTGAAGAAGGAGAAGGAGGAGAAAGGTAAGAAAGAAGGCGGTGAAACGCCCTCGCCAGGGAGCTTCGAGTAA
- a CDS encoding site-2 protease family protein, whose amino-acid sequence MVNSSPQILESIYQQFSKHGILVVGYSEYQSNYGRVFDFHVEKPIDKGDFSKIYRFFIENYRYMVLQIRGERPVLRFLPIPERTIPFKRLLTITTFFTVGLTGYGLASGFAEIASKLGIPTGLNPFATATLYTLLFLLALGVHELGHIFSSKREGVLIEGPIFIPAPPIQLGFIGTFGAVIMMKTLPPSRKDLARLGISGPLSGVLAGLLVGIIGVFSSLAIPYDKAVELAEAGDIGSMPLTTIGLELLLMLRPLNGEVLLIHPLLFITYIIFIVTFLNLLPIGQLDGGHVLRSLMSPRAHEKLGEMIIALLAVVGLSLLLLNYVAGYYYLMLSLVVFILRGFVAKGQHPGNANQYDEDKPWHYLIPYLVLLVMVTPIPIG is encoded by the coding sequence TTGGTAAACTCATCACCACAGATATTAGAAAGTATCTATCAACAATTCTCGAAACATGGAATATTAGTAGTAGGGTATAGCGAGTATCAGAGTAATTATGGGAGAGTATTTGATTTCCACGTTGAGAAACCTATTGATAAGGGAGACTTCTCAAAAATCTACAGGTTCTTTATTGAAAACTACCGCTACATGGTTCTTCAAATAAGGGGTGAAAGACCTGTTCTAAGATTCCTTCCCATCCCTGAAAGAACAATTCCGTTCAAGCGACTACTCACGATTACCACGTTTTTCACTGTGGGATTAACCGGTTACGGGTTGGCGAGCGGCTTCGCTGAAATAGCGTCAAAGCTTGGGATACCCACTGGGTTAAACCCGTTCGCAACAGCTACGCTGTATACTCTCCTGTTTCTGCTCGCTTTAGGTGTTCATGAGCTTGGGCATATATTCTCCAGTAAGAGGGAAGGTGTTTTGATAGAGGGACCTATATTTATTCCTGCGCCTCCTATTCAGTTAGGTTTTATTGGAACGTTTGGGGCCGTGATCATGATGAAAACTCTCCCACCTTCCCGAAAAGACCTCGCTAGGCTGGGTATTTCAGGTCCATTATCAGGAGTACTAGCCGGGTTATTGGTAGGGATTATAGGAGTTTTCAGCTCACTGGCAATTCCCTATGATAAGGCCGTTGAGCTCGCTGAAGCCGGGGATATAGGGTCGATGCCTCTTACCACGATAGGGTTGGAGCTACTTCTAATGTTGAGGCCCTTGAACGGGGAGGTGTTACTCATACACCCATTGTTATTCATAACGTACATAATATTTATTGTGACATTTCTGAACTTGCTACCAATAGGACAGCTTGACGGGGGGCATGTTTTGCGAAGCCTAATGTCTCCCAGGGCTCATGAAAAACTCGGGGAAATGATTATTGCATTGCTCGCGGTGGTCGGCCTGTCCCTACTGTTACTGAATTATGTTGCCGGCTACTACTACTTAATGCTCTCTCTCGTAGTCTTTATCCTAAGAGGCTTTGTCGCGAAAGGACAGCATCCTGGCAACGCTAATCAGTATGATGAGGACAAACCGTGGCATTATTTAATTCCCTACTTAGTTTTACTAGTAATGGTTACGCCGATACCAATAGGATAG
- the gatD gene encoding Glu-tRNA(Gln) amidotransferase subunit GatD: protein MEIYHGYTGFVAFKLKEANAEPGDVIRVENPNGESFTGVLMPKQLLYSDKPVIVLKLSNGYNIGVKIDPNTRVLLVSKKRELPRTIGSQPLPKKPFVSILATGGTIASKVDYVTGAVTPLIDPHELLEWAPELGDVGFLNVREVMKKFSEDITPSDWEKLSLEVYREITSGAEGVVVAHGTDMMSYSAAALAFSIIGKPVPIVFVGSQRSSDRPSSDSFFNLYSAVLTAFKASFAESVIVMHGDSSDSYAVVLRGVKARKMHTSRRDAFQPVNDKPIAIVYPYSREIRIVGRVFEKRDPGREASLRNKFDDKVAIVKAYPGLQEEIINFLVDKKFSGIVIEGSGLGHVPNSLIDSLKRAVENEIPVVITSQCLFGRVNLNVYSTGRRLLEAGVIPASDMLPETAYVKLSWILGSVTKNLSEVRELMLTNIAGEINERHTLELFPRWSHE, encoded by the coding sequence ATGGAGATTTACCACGGTTATACAGGATTCGTAGCTTTCAAACTTAAGGAGGCGAATGCGGAGCCGGGGGATGTGATCAGGGTTGAGAACCCAAACGGAGAATCTTTCACGGGCGTGTTAATGCCGAAACAACTCCTGTATTCCGATAAGCCTGTAATAGTGTTGAAGCTCTCCAATGGTTACAATATCGGCGTGAAGATAGACCCGAATACTAGAGTTCTTTTAGTATCAAAGAAAAGAGAGCTTCCAAGAACCATTGGTTCACAGCCTCTGCCTAAGAAACCATTCGTATCAATTCTCGCTACAGGCGGCACCATTGCCTCCAAGGTGGATTATGTAACGGGAGCGGTGACCCCGCTTATTGACCCCCACGAGCTCTTGGAATGGGCGCCAGAGCTTGGCGATGTAGGCTTCCTAAATGTTCGCGAGGTTATGAAGAAGTTCAGCGAGGACATAACGCCTTCAGACTGGGAGAAACTATCTCTTGAAGTATATAGGGAGATAACCAGCGGGGCTGAGGGAGTAGTGGTTGCACACGGAACAGACATGATGAGCTATTCGGCGGCGGCTCTAGCCTTCTCAATAATTGGAAAACCCGTTCCCATAGTTTTCGTGGGTTCTCAGAGAAGTAGTGACAGACCTAGCAGCGACTCATTCTTCAACCTGTATTCAGCTGTTTTAACGGCTTTCAAAGCGAGTTTTGCAGAGTCAGTAATAGTCATGCACGGAGATTCCTCGGACAGCTACGCGGTAGTGTTGAGGGGTGTGAAAGCGAGAAAAATGCATACTAGTAGGAGGGATGCTTTCCAACCCGTTAACGATAAGCCAATAGCAATAGTATATCCCTATTCCAGGGAGATTAGAATCGTCGGTAGGGTTTTTGAGAAGAGAGATCCTGGCAGGGAAGCATCGCTAAGGAACAAGTTCGACGACAAAGTAGCCATCGTGAAAGCATACCCCGGCCTCCAGGAGGAGATAATAAATTTCCTGGTAGATAAAAAGTTCAGCGGGATCGTCATAGAGGGAAGCGGGCTTGGACACGTACCTAATTCGCTTATCGATTCCTTGAAAAGAGCGGTTGAAAATGAAATACCAGTTGTAATAACCAGTCAATGCTTGTTTGGACGTGTAAACCTTAACGTTTACAGCACCGGGAGGAGGCTTCTCGAGGCAGGAGTTATACCGGCTTCAGATATGCTTCCCGAAACTGCTTATGTAAAACTATCATGGATCCTAGGCTCAGTAACAAAGAATCTTTCCGAAGTAAGAGAGTTGATGCTAACCAATATTGCAGGGGAAATCAACGAGAGGCATACTCTAGAGCTGTTCCCAAGGTGGTCTCATGAGTAA
- the gatE gene encoding Glu-tRNA(Gln) amidotransferase subunit GatE, producing MSKLDFKELGLRVGLEIHVQLDTSRKLFCKCPTKLVEERSKFNIERGLRPAKSETGEVDPAAMLEWRRERVFIYEAPPESSCLVEIDEEPPHQLDEDSLTVAIAIAKALNMRVVDEIHVMRKIVVDGSNVSGFQRTALIALNGFIMEGEKKIGIQTLCLEEDAARKISEEGNKVFYRVDRLGIPLVEIATAPDINDPEEAMRVALKLGQLVRLTGYAKRGLGTIRQDLNVSIRDGAKVEIKGVQHLYLIPKVVELEALRQQRLLEIRNELLRRNVKPEDLKEEIVDVTEVFENTSSKIIRKSIATPGNGVFAVVLKKFKGLLGKEVQPGRRFGTELADYARVWGGVGGIFHTDELPNYGITAEEVRNLYEKLGANPGEDAIVIVADQREKCVKALKAVVDRARQAVIGVPEETRSANPDGTSKYTRPRPGAARMYPETDIPLVYVTPDLVEKAMKIVPEPPDAKLKRFVEEHKLSVELATTLIRDLRLDLYEKLTAKYGGSVQPSIIASILVNIIPSLRKENVPIENVTDELIEEIVDMLSRGEISKEAIPDLMKQALLNPEKKLKELVKELGITRLDVNELDRIIEEVVERHREKLLARKEKAFAIAMSETMKIVRGRIDGAIVAENVKKKLREKLNIGSDDEYSRQ from the coding sequence ATGAGTAAGCTTGACTTTAAAGAGTTAGGGTTAAGGGTCGGCCTCGAAATTCATGTCCAATTAGATACTTCCAGGAAGCTTTTCTGTAAATGCCCTACGAAGCTGGTGGAGGAGCGGTCGAAGTTCAACATAGAAAGGGGCTTAAGACCTGCCAAGAGCGAAACAGGCGAGGTCGATCCAGCGGCTATGTTGGAGTGGAGGAGGGAGCGAGTATTCATATACGAGGCTCCGCCGGAATCCTCGTGTCTCGTAGAGATTGATGAGGAACCGCCGCACCAGCTGGACGAGGACTCGTTAACGGTCGCCATAGCCATTGCAAAGGCGTTGAACATGAGAGTCGTGGATGAAATCCACGTGATGAGGAAGATCGTAGTGGACGGGAGCAATGTAAGCGGGTTCCAGAGAACAGCGCTGATAGCGTTAAACGGATTCATCATGGAGGGAGAGAAGAAGATAGGTATTCAAACCCTTTGCCTCGAAGAAGATGCTGCTAGGAAAATTAGTGAAGAAGGGAATAAGGTCTTCTACCGTGTTGACAGGTTAGGAATCCCCCTGGTTGAAATAGCCACGGCTCCCGATATCAATGACCCCGAGGAAGCAATGAGAGTCGCCTTAAAGCTTGGGCAATTAGTGAGGTTAACCGGTTACGCAAAGAGAGGTTTGGGCACTATAAGACAGGATCTTAACGTAAGTATTCGCGATGGTGCTAAGGTCGAGATAAAGGGAGTGCAGCATTTGTATTTAATCCCCAAGGTTGTAGAGCTCGAAGCCCTGCGTCAGCAAAGGCTTTTGGAAATCAGAAATGAATTATTGAGAAGAAACGTGAAACCAGAGGATTTAAAAGAAGAGATTGTCGATGTAACAGAGGTTTTCGAAAACACATCCTCAAAGATTATACGGAAATCCATAGCAACCCCTGGTAACGGAGTGTTTGCGGTAGTGTTGAAAAAATTCAAGGGATTGTTGGGCAAGGAGGTGCAACCTGGGAGGAGGTTTGGCACCGAATTAGCGGATTATGCGAGAGTATGGGGCGGTGTTGGGGGAATATTCCACACGGACGAATTGCCAAACTATGGAATAACTGCTGAGGAAGTAAGAAACCTTTACGAGAAGCTTGGTGCAAATCCCGGTGAGGACGCGATAGTGATCGTTGCTGATCAACGGGAGAAGTGTGTTAAAGCCTTGAAAGCAGTGGTGGATAGGGCGAGGCAAGCGGTAATCGGGGTTCCGGAGGAAACTAGGAGTGCAAACCCTGATGGAACATCAAAGTATACGAGACCTCGCCCCGGGGCTGCAAGAATGTACCCTGAAACGGACATTCCTCTGGTATATGTCACCCCGGATTTGGTTGAAAAAGCTATGAAAATCGTCCCGGAACCCCCCGATGCTAAATTGAAAAGATTTGTAGAAGAACACAAGTTGAGTGTCGAGTTGGCGACCACGCTTATTAGAGATCTTAGGCTCGACCTGTATGAGAAACTTACCGCTAAGTACGGGGGGAGTGTGCAACCGTCGATTATTGCCTCAATTCTAGTTAACATAATCCCATCTCTCAGGAAGGAGAATGTTCCCATTGAGAACGTAACAGATGAGCTGATCGAAGAAATAGTAGACATGCTTTCAAGAGGGGAGATCTCTAAGGAAGCAATACCGGATTTGATGAAGCAGGCATTGCTCAATCCCGAGAAAAAGCTTAAGGAATTAGTGAAAGAGCTAGGAATTACTAGGCTCGACGTGAATGAATTAGATAGAATTATTGAGGAAGTTGTAGAGAGGCACAGGGAAAAGCTTTTAGCAAGGAAGGAGAAAGCATTCGCTATTGCAATGAGCGAGACCATGAAAATTGTAAGAGGCAGGATTGACGGGGCAATAGTGGCTGAAAACGTTAAAAAGAAGTTGAGGGAAAAACTAAACATTGGAAGCGATGACGAGTACTCCCGACAATGA
- a CDS encoding metallophosphoesterase family protein produces the protein MGKLDEVLRNVLNIVSDPRKLIELMRNASGKIKASTGNYVFHEPGIIEVEKGVNLHIIGDLHGDIHSLLTILENKFELMGKGKDVMVFLGDYVDRGDYQIETLAMVLYLKTTFNDQIILLRGNHEPPSWLIPQPHDFPKVLVERYGEQGEEVYNEALNLFNILPIAAYLPGELLMLHGGPPLRVLEASSFQEAFSINTGKASPEMLEEILWSDPVELNVEFIDSPRGAGVLYGKRVSSKALSLIRGKYLVRSHEMVNGYRIGHDGLVITVFDAAIPYGLDSIGLVEYLYDTGKNRYELNLVKKSPKI, from the coding sequence ATGGGCAAGTTAGATGAAGTTTTGAGAAACGTGTTGAATATAGTTTCAGACCCTAGGAAATTAATTGAATTAATGAGGAATGCTTCAGGTAAAATTAAAGCTTCCACTGGAAACTATGTTTTTCATGAACCCGGAATTATTGAAGTTGAAAAAGGAGTAAACTTACATATAATAGGCGATCTTCACGGGGATATCCATTCATTACTCACTATCCTGGAAAACAAGTTCGAATTAATGGGGAAAGGCAAAGACGTAATGGTTTTCCTGGGAGACTATGTTGACAGGGGCGACTACCAGATTGAGACACTGGCCATGGTCCTCTATTTGAAAACAACTTTCAATGATCAAATTATTCTCTTAAGAGGAAATCATGAGCCTCCTTCCTGGCTTATTCCCCAACCGCACGATTTTCCAAAAGTTTTAGTTGAAAGATACGGGGAGCAGGGGGAGGAGGTGTATAATGAGGCTTTAAACCTGTTCAACATACTCCCTATCGCGGCTTACCTACCTGGTGAATTACTAATGCTTCATGGCGGGCCACCGCTCAGAGTATTGGAGGCTTCCAGTTTCCAGGAAGCCTTCTCGATAAACACGGGGAAAGCTAGTCCTGAAATGCTGGAGGAAATATTGTGGAGTGATCCAGTTGAGCTTAACGTTGAGTTCATCGATTCTCCCAGGGGAGCGGGAGTTTTGTACGGTAAGAGAGTTTCTTCGAAAGCGCTAAGCCTGATACGCGGTAAATATCTTGTTAGGAGCCATGAAATGGTTAACGGCTATAGAATAGGGCACGACGGACTCGTGATCACTGTTTTCGACGCGGCCATCCCCTACGGCCTGGACTCGATAGGCCTGGTTGAATACTTGTACGATACTGGTAAAAACCGGTATGAGTTGAATCTTGTCAAAAAATCTCCAAAGATTTAA
- a CDS encoding Na+/H+ antiporter NhaC family protein: MRGKLLIIIIILAIGLLAFAPPNAEFMPEEKRFAYVTFPILPPLLAIVLAIYTQQVLPALFAGIWVAALMVYGYNPLSATIETWKWIVSSITDSWNATILVFDFLIGSMVALLYASGSMYSLAEVIGKRVKSARTASIMASILGIIVFFDDYSNTIVVGNSMRPLTDKHRVSRELLSYIVDSTAAPVAGLMIVSTWIGYEVQQINGALDVLKEQFDQGLIPAAPDISGYGLWLTAVPFHFYSILAVILVFLVAATRRHFGPMLKAEYRALTEGKVLRDGAQPLMPTESVLGEAPREKRASYWIFLASVLGLIVVTLIGMWYTGAMVIIEDEGLEAAWWEIDFTSALMNADAATALLWGSFTGFLIAFVGALYSRVLTFRKAMEYTLKGMYLMVYANAILVLAWTIKTATQSLGTADYVVTQAVSANVPALLVPLIIFLISMFISYTTGTSWGTFALMMPIAIPLAWRIALIQYDDINFAYMLAAASIGAVFGGGIYGDHVSPISDTTIMSSMFSGSDHIDHVTTQMPYGTFAAGVSIILYLLFAAGLTTPLILLPVGVILLVLGHRVLNKYYSRKTGLPEVLPDFQG; this comes from the coding sequence ATGAGGGGTAAATTACTAATAATCATTATTATTCTGGCTATCGGTCTGCTAGCGTTTGCCCCTCCCAACGCTGAGTTCATGCCTGAGGAGAAAAGGTTCGCCTACGTTACATTTCCCATTCTACCGCCATTGTTGGCAATCGTACTTGCCATATACACACAGCAAGTGTTGCCAGCTCTTTTCGCAGGCATATGGGTGGCAGCGTTAATGGTGTATGGGTACAACCCGTTGTCAGCGACGATAGAGACCTGGAAGTGGATTGTATCCAGCATAACGGATTCATGGAATGCAACCATCCTGGTTTTCGACTTCCTAATAGGATCGATGGTAGCGCTACTGTATGCTTCGGGTTCAATGTACTCGCTAGCGGAGGTGATCGGCAAGCGTGTCAAATCCGCTAGGACAGCTTCAATAATGGCCTCTATACTAGGGATCATTGTGTTTTTCGATGACTACTCGAACACTATAGTGGTAGGCAACTCTATGAGGCCCTTAACCGATAAGCATAGAGTTAGCAGGGAGTTGTTGAGCTACATCGTTGACTCGACTGCCGCACCTGTAGCCGGGTTAATGATTGTTTCAACCTGGATAGGTTATGAGGTTCAACAAATTAATGGAGCACTTGACGTGTTGAAAGAACAATTTGACCAAGGACTCATTCCAGCGGCTCCCGATATATCCGGGTATGGGTTATGGCTAACCGCTGTTCCATTCCACTTCTATTCAATCCTAGCAGTAATCCTTGTTTTCCTGGTAGCGGCAACTAGAAGGCATTTTGGACCAATGCTTAAAGCAGAGTATAGGGCTTTAACGGAGGGTAAGGTTCTACGAGACGGTGCCCAGCCCTTGATGCCTACGGAGAGTGTGCTCGGTGAGGCCCCGAGAGAGAAGAGGGCTTCTTATTGGATTTTCCTAGCATCAGTATTAGGGCTTATTGTTGTAACGCTGATTGGCATGTGGTACACGGGTGCGATGGTAATCATTGAAGATGAAGGATTAGAAGCGGCTTGGTGGGAGATAGACTTTACAAGTGCTTTGATGAATGCTGATGCTGCAACAGCTCTTCTATGGGGAAGTTTCACTGGATTCTTAATAGCTTTCGTAGGAGCGTTGTATTCAAGGGTTCTCACTTTCAGGAAAGCGATGGAGTATACTTTGAAAGGAATGTATCTCATGGTTTACGCTAACGCGATTCTTGTGTTAGCATGGACCATCAAAACCGCGACCCAGAGCCTTGGCACGGCTGATTACGTTGTCACCCAGGCTGTAAGTGCTAATGTTCCAGCACTCCTTGTCCCATTGATAATATTCCTGATCTCAATGTTCATTTCATACACCACTGGGACTAGCTGGGGTACTTTCGCCCTTATGATGCCAATAGCAATACCGCTAGCATGGAGGATAGCGCTTATACAATATGACGACATAAACTTTGCTTACATGCTTGCGGCTGCATCTATCGGAGCTGTTTTCGGAGGAGGCATTTATGGTGATCACGTGTCGCCAATAAGCGATACGACTATAATGTCGTCAATGTTTAGTGGAAGCGACCATATCGATCACGTCACTACTCAAATGCCCTATGGAACCTTTGCCGCTGGGGTCTCAATAATCCTTTACCTGCTGTTTGCGGCTGGATTAACAACCCCGCTGATACTGTTACCGGTTGGAGTTATACTGTTAGTTCTCGGGCATAGGGTTCTTAATAAATACTACTCGAGAAAAACAGGTCTTCCCGAGGTTCTCCCCGACTTTCAAGGATAA
- a CDS encoding DNA-directed RNA polymerase subunit K, which yields MSVDVRKIYSEVFASRLTRFELARIIGARALQLSLGAPTLIDVASLPIKDPVAVAIYELLKTSLPMSIRRRIEDGKYELIPVGKLITTDIRKYLSTILETWNISSRV from the coding sequence ATGAGTGTGGATGTTAGGAAAATATATTCGGAAGTCTTTGCTTCCAGGCTTACAAGGTTTGAATTAGCGAGAATTATAGGTGCCCGGGCTCTCCAACTATCCCTCGGGGCCCCCACCCTTATAGATGTGGCCAGTCTCCCGATCAAAGACCCCGTTGCAGTAGCGATATATGAGCTGTTAAAAACGAGTTTACCAATGTCTATTCGTAGGAGGATTGAAGATGGAAAATACGAGCTCATCCCCGTTGGTAAACTCATCACCACAGATATTAGAAAGTATCTATCAACAATTCTCGAAACATGGAATATTAGTAGTAGGGTATAG